The Syngnathus scovelli strain Florida chromosome 17, RoL_Ssco_1.2, whole genome shotgun sequence sequence ctcagtgcgacaccttttgtttgtactttttgccacgtgttttccgtcgcaagaggcgatttgatttgtacttttgctcagtgtgcttgctggaataaatcccagaaagaaacgactctgcatccgggtcctccgtcttgtcccctgcctgacagtacacactggccagtcatggactcggcagagtcggagcacctgtgcgccgcagtgcgttcccatgcctcacagctcgcccagcaccagaagcaagtgggcgacttggggaaagaaatccgaggaatcgctaagtgtcaagaagaattcagaggagcggtcgccacccaagtagcacagctgggccagcaaatgcaggacgtgctctcgctcttgaacgcgggaccagcagcgacttccagtacacccgctgcttcctcagtcactccccttgccatagctcccatgaccggcggtgccagactggctcctccagagcgctactccggggaacccggccttagccgggcatttattacagaatgcgggatgcattttgagagggccccagcagagttccccaccgagcgctccaaggtggcctacatggtttcatacctgacgggaagggcccgcacgtgggccaccgcggaatgggccagggattccgtctcctgtcactctctccccgctttcatcaaggctctgcgaacggtgttcgatccaatctccactgaccgagaaaagactcgccaactctgtcagatagtccagggacaagacaccgtcggggactacgccatccggttccgcacgctggccgcggagtgcggttggaacgcgacggcactatatgacatcttcctccggggcctctctacgtaggtccatacaggatcagctaatccccttagaccttcccaccgacctcgacgccctcatcgctctggctatccgcactgacaaccggctgcaagagtggaggaagcaccgaagcaggaacacccccgccttcgtcccagtagccggccctgacgttcaccactccaggctggacggggatcggcagcgccaggagccagaaccgatgcagttgggcagagctaagttgaccgaggaggagaagttacggcgacgccgagagggaagatgctactactgcggtgagctcggacacctccttctctcctgtccagtgaggaggaccctgaaggtgagcgccttctctgcggctccgtccccggagcgagtgcttcccaagggcaggattacacagttgggaagagaaatagaactcgaaatactaatagactcaggagcagatgaaagcctgatagactgggcatttgctcgccggtggggggtaaagactgagctgatgaacacccccgtgaaatctaaggcactcaatggacaggcactttttgaaataactcacataacagaaccagtctcgttgtcgataggtccccaccaggagaatataaggctacatgtcgtgacctctccaatgaaccctctcattctcgggtatccatggcttcaacgccacaaccccgtcatagactggggatcaggggaaataacgggatgggggcccgactgtcatgattcctgtgtcaggtctaacccgcgcgctgtgcctcctgctcgggacgcgcaaacccccgacttaaccggggtccctgcgtgttaccacccatgggccgaggtattcagcaaggccaaggctacctccctacctccccaccgtccgtatgattgcgccattgaactcctgccgggttcgactatacctaaggggaggctttattctctttcgggacctgaaaagcaagccatgaacgaatatatagactcctccctgcaagcaggactgattcgaccatcatcgtcgcctgcgggggcggggttctttttcgtgggcaagaaggacggcaccctacgtccctgtattgattatagtcctctcaatcagatcacaatcaagaaccggtatccgctcccactgatgtcgaccgtgttcgaccaactacagcaagcccgggtgtttacaaagttagatttgcgcaacgcataccatctagtgcgcatccgggaaggggacgaatggaagacagggttcaacacccatcgaggacacttcgaatacttggtcatgccatttggtctcaccaatgctcccgctgtgtttcaggccatgatcaatgatgttttgagagactgtttggaccgttttgtatatgtatatttggacgatattttgatttattccccagatctgagaacccataggattcacgtcgagacggtgctgcgacgtcttcttgcacaccaactatacgtaaaggccgagaaaagtgaattccgcaaggacaccgtatcttttctcggcttcatcgtggccccgggcaaggttgagatggacccggcgaaagtcagcgcggttaaggaatggcctacccccgactcacgcagaaaggtgcagcaattcctgggctttgccaatttttatcggcggttcatcaagggcttcagtgccacggcggctcccttgcacgcactcacgtctcctaaggtccccttccgctggtcagcagaggcggaggcggccttccaggagctaaagaaccgtttcagcaccgctcccatcctcacgcttcctgatccgtcgcgacaatttgtggtggaggtggacgcctccaatcaaggagtaggggccatcctatcacagagagccaagagcgacaacaagctacaCCCGTGCgcattcctgtctcgacggctgacgcccgccgaacaaaattatgatgtgggggatcgcgaactgttggcagttaaactggcattggaagaatggaggcattggctggagggtgcacagcagccttttttggtttggacagaccataaaaatcttgaatacatcaagtcagcgaaaagattgaattcccgccaagcccgctggtcactttttttcaatcgctttaacttttctctatcttacagaccgggatccaaaaacaccaagcctgacgccctctcccgtgtttacaactcagatccagaactcaagaaacccgaatccatcctgcctcctcagtgcctggtgagagcagtgacctagccaatcgaaggccgggtacagcgggccaatggaaacaagccaccccctagtggctgcccggaaaacagactttttgtcccagatcaattctgatcccaagtcatccattgggctcacacctccagactctcttgtcatccaggcatgcgcagaaccctgtttgtcatccagcagcgattctggtggccctccatgagggctgacatcaaagaatacgtggcagcctgtcccgtctgcgcccggaacaagaactcccacggcgcccgtatggggttgctgcatcccctacccattccttcgcgtccatgggcagagatatccatggatttcgtcaccggacttccggtctcgcatgggcggaccaccatactcacagtagtagacagattctcaaagatggctcactttatcgccttgcccaagctcccgtccgctagacgaacagccatagtaatgatggaccacatattccgggttcatgggttcccgaaagacattgtctccgatagggggccccaattcgtatccaggttttggagggagttttgcaggctcataggggcaaccgtgagtctcacgtcaggttatcatccggaggcgaacgggcagacggaacgggtcaaccagcagttggagacaagtctccgctgcctggtctcccagaacccctcctcatggagcaagaacctctcctgggtggagtatgcccacaactccctgcccaccacggccacaggtatgtccccattcaagtgtgtgtatgactaccagcccccagtcttccctgacagtgagccggaggtgacggtgacttcggcccacgccttggtgcgccgctgccatcgcgtctgggcggcggctcgggccacgctggtccgacagggggaccgggtcaagcggatggctgaccggaggagacgtccggcgcccgtgtaccagcgaggtcaacgggtctggctgtccgccaaggatcttccccaccggggggactccaggaaactggcgcctcgcttcgtgggtccgttccccatcgccaaggtcgtgcacccggccgcggtgcgtctccgcttgcccaggtcccttgcagtccaccccacctttcacgtcgggaaggtcaagccggtggtggacagtccattggtgccggatcctgcgccgcctccgcctccgcggactgtgggaggtgggacggtctacaccgtaaaacaactattggatgtgcgcagaagaggccggggctggcagtacctggtggactgggagggttatgggccggaggagcggcaatgggtgccgcctagttatattttggacccgggactgtttgatgacttttatgcggctcaccctggggctcctgggccgtctgggatccggccctagggggggggttctgtcatgcggtcgcgtttatttttccagttttttgtctcgtcgattgtcgtaactttacttccggttttattttgtcatcccttccgtttcagttcgtgtttccttcctcggtgtttggttgtcttgtcttccctgatcccgattgtgtgcacctgcgtaattgacactaattgtcatcacctgtgtccccgcccttttgtgtgtatttagtcacacaaaatgtgtctttcccttgtcttgtgccagtgtgtcttgcctcgtcccgaccaccagcgatccctttatgtccgagctctctgtaagaaccctcctttttgtctcgccaccgagcgacgcttttgtttgtgccttggtccccatcgcctttttgtctcgccccagtgcgacgcctttggttggtactttttgctacgtgttttccctcgtaagaggcgttttgatttgtacttttagccttttgactcgcctcagtgcgacaccttttgtttgtactttttgccacgtgttttccgttgcaagaggcgatttgatttgtacttttgctcagtgtgcttgctggaataaatcccagaaagaaacgactctgcatccgggtcctccgtcttgtcccctgcctgacagtgggctgggattgatgggtgatgagtcttcggggtggggcaagttcgaaggagagtctgcttccatgggagtggtgctggttatgggcgattcggtgtgttggtggggggctgttgtcttccatcccgtctctcggccttggcgatcatctttggccgagttctcgggtggcttcttctttcacccactggttttatctccacgtgaccttcctgtgaacattcttctccaatcttggacatacactgtcgtaccgtattcaaccgtatcttttctttgttaggcaaactatttccctctgtgcagagcgttcagtagtaatcaaaaactggcgtctagcattagtcaaaacataagatacaatcaagtactgaacggtcaagacgactctggccgtgtccatgattcagagaaaaaacatcaggcatgcattccacagttccttaagggtcattaagctatttaggtaatatatcaaaagtcatttgttatttcaaagtcctcagaaatatatatatcagatcataaagttataaaaacctttctcatcaccacttatcaaaaatgtctagttatgtcttctttattgatttggtgtgtaggtataattatatgcttcaaatgtttcttttatttatttaatatgtgaatatacttgtctgcttatgtactttattcaatgaggtttgagcatatctgtttttgtagcgaggcaggactttttgtatttcgacctcattccttcacaaaAGAGATGCTGCCTTCAAAGACTCCAAAATAAATGGAGAATCCACGATTTCACgtgttcttgattttttttttttttttgctcttataCCTAACCAATTTAAACCAATGTCTAATCTTTTTTTCCGTACGTTTTTACATTCCATACAAAAAAGGCaataggattacagattttatatatatataaaataggagggtgcgggttcgattccacctccggccctccctgtgtggagtttgcatgttctccccgggcccgcgtgggttttcctcccacattccaaaaacatgcttggtaggccgattgatcactccaaattgtccgtgagtgtgagtgcgattggttgtctgtctctgtgtgccctgcgattggctggcaaccagttcagggtgtcccccgcctactgcccgatgacggctgggataggctccatcacccccgtggggactaagcggttcagaaaatggatggatggatggagaccccgtggggactaagcggttcagaaaatggatggatggatggagatatatctccatccatccatccattttctgaaccgcttagtccccacgggggtgctggagcctatcccagccgtgtatatatatatatatatatatatatatatatatatatatatatatatatatatatatatatatatatatatatatatatatatatatatatatgataaatAATCCGATTCATCCAAACATACGTTACAGCTGAACGCACCAAACACAAACATGACGTTGCTGAAGTTAGGAAAGTCGTAAGGCAATTGGCTGAGCTTCAACATGTGGGCGGAGCTTCGATTGAGgtcagaaaaacaaacatggcgTGGAGGGGCTGCATTCTCAAATGGACCAGAAGAAACCAAATTCCAGCAAAAAATATTGCCACGCGAGCGTCCAGGCAAGTCAATATAAGATTTTAGACTATTTGCTGAGGGAAAACAACGACTAGAATGCTTGCGAGTGCCGGCCGGACGCATAACTAATGGGCTAGCGACTGTCATTGGGGGGAAGCAAGTGGCAGTGAAATGACAGCTTTGCATTTCACGTGTCTGGTAATTGTTTCGATTTCACTTGAAATGTTCTTTCAAAGGCTCGAGCTCTACTGTCAAGGGAGGCGTGGATTCCGCCGTGACGCTAAAAAGGCAGAAACCAAACAAGGCAACGTCAACCCTGCAACACATCTTAACGTTTCACCACCTCCGGAAGGACCAGCAGCACTTCAGCTTCGGCCCAAGCTGCTCAAGCCTCTGCTCTTCACAATTGGGGTAAGGGCGCTTTTTGCATTTTGGGCCCTTTTTTGCATTTTGGGCCCTTTTTGCATTTTGGGCCCTTTTTGCATTTTGGGCCCTTTTTGCATTTTGGGCCCTTTTTGCCTTTTGCTCTTGGACACAACACATGCCTGCAGAGTCCGTGTACTAGTGCAACATTTCAGTCAGTAAGGAGCACATCAAAGCACAGCACAAAATGACCACTACAATCATTtctgtcttttctttcttatgAAACAATATGCTGCAGATTgcagcttttgtcttggactataTATTACAACATTTTTACATTCCTATTAAGACTTGCGTCGACTTTTTGCTCCACGATATAGTTGTCCTAACGCCACATCAGTTTACAGGCTGCTCTTTCGGTGCTGCGGCCATCCTGCAAAACGACAACATTAAGCCAAGAGTCAGAACTATAAGGGACGAAGACGACGAGTCTAATCAACTGCTACGGGTGAGCTTTTGTAAAAATGACGAAAAACAAAAGACTCACTTTGTGAGGATATTTGGGGGAGATTAGGCTTCCACAGACATGGCGTACTGGCATGACTGGTGGAGCCAGCTGACGGCCTTCCAACGCCAGATCATCATCCTCATGTCGGTGGTGGACGACTTCTGGAGCAGACGCACCGAAGGCCAGAAAACAGTCATAAGTGAGTTTACTCTATACCGAGTGGATGGAAAAGGGCCAACCGGTAAAACtctggttttttttctttttctttttcttttcaattgaCTTGTACCGGTGGGACAAGTTGTGGAATGATGATTTATTTACCTTGGTCCTCATTTCTGAGATCCATCCGTGGACTTTTTATAGCCAATGTTTTGCAGGTATAATCGTGGCAAACACATTGGTGCTGTGTTGCTGGAGGATCCCCTCGCTTCAAAGGAGCATGATGAAATATTTCACATCGAACCCCGCCGCCAGTGAGTATCACAgccgtttttgaaaggagaataggaCCCATGAAAAAATCTTTGGAGCGAACTTGTCATCTTTGTTTCGGGCAGAGTCTCAGTGCCTTCCCATGGTCTTGTCCTCATTCAGCCACTACTCCATCTTCCACTTGATGGCCAACATGTATGTCCTGTGGACATTTTCCTCAGGGCTCGTCTCCATCTTAGGGAGGGAGCAGTTTCTCGCCATCTACATGTCAGCTGGTAAGTAAACTGGGGATGTTTCACAAATCACAAATGAATCCAGCTCACAATTGACACTGGTATATTTTGGATGATAGTTCTGACTTTGCAAATGTTGTTTGACCCGCACCAAATGTTGTTTGACCCGCACCATCTCTGAATATTTTGACTTTATCCATGTCAAATGGATTATTTTGGCAGACTATTTCAACTTGATTCTTATGAAGGATTGATGACTATGATATTTTGGCTGTGTGTAATTCGGACTTTTCTGATTGTATTTGACCATCTGGCCTTTTATCATGAATATGCACCGTGTTATGTAACAAGCAGAAGCAATGAACGTCATGTTGTTTCCCTCCAGGCGTTATTTCCACTATGTTCAGCTATGTGTGTAAAACAACCTCTGGACGCATCTTCCCTTCATTAGGAGCGGTGAGCTACTTCTCCACTAACAGTTGATACACAGGAGATGAGATGttggtttgttgtttgtttttttgaaattGAGCTTTTTGGTCACTGCCAGTCAGGTGCAATCATGGCGGTGGTAGCTGCAGTCTGTTCCAAAGTCCCAGAAGCCAAACTGAGCATCGTTT is a genomic window containing:
- the LOC125985434 gene encoding LOW QUALITY PROTEIN: presenilin-associated rhomboid-like protein A, mitochondrial (The sequence of the model RefSeq protein was modified relative to this genomic sequence to represent the inferred CDS: deleted 2 bases in 1 codon); the encoded protein is MAWRGCILKWTRRNQIPAKNIATRASRLELYCQGRRGFRRDAKKAETKQGNVNPATHLNVSPPPEGPAALQLRPKLLKPLLFTIGFTGCSFGAAAILQNDNIKPRVRTIRDEDDESNQLLRASTDMAYWHDWWSQLTAFQRQIIILMSVVDDFWSRRTEGQKTVISIIVANTLVLCCWRIPSLQRSMMKYFTSNPAAKSQCLPMVLSSFSHYSIFHLMANMYVLWTFSSGLVSILGREQFLAIYMSAGVISTMFSYVCKTTSGRIFPSLGASGAIMAVVAAVCSKVPEAKLSIVFLPMLTLTAGTALKAILAVDVAGLLLGWQVFDHAAHLGGALFGIWYGAYGHKLIWGKGVCGRESVVKMWRSFRTPGGGSRPGGGPEVDDKGGPPGPN